The following proteins are encoded in a genomic region of Cellulomonas sp. ES6:
- a CDS encoding amino acid ABC transporter ATP-binding protein, which produces MTGIGPGARAAGAPLLRVDGVRKAFGDHVVLDDLSLDVAEHRVVVLIGASGSGKSTLLRCINLLEEVDDGVIEVAGQEVTDPRVDANAVRSRIGMVFQAYNLFPHLRVLDNVAIAPRLVHGVPRGEARDRAAAMLERVGLGAKARAFPDELSGGQQQRVAIARALVTQPALMLLDEVTSALDPELVGEVLDLLGELKDEGTTMVVATHEMAFARHVADEVCFLHAGRVHERGPAEQVLVDPREARTREFLRRFTA; this is translated from the coding sequence GTGACCGGGATCGGCCCCGGGGCCCGGGCTGCGGGCGCGCCGCTGCTGCGCGTCGACGGGGTGCGCAAGGCGTTCGGCGACCACGTCGTCCTCGACGACCTCTCCCTCGACGTCGCGGAGCACCGGGTGGTCGTGCTGATCGGCGCCTCCGGGTCGGGGAAGTCGACGCTGCTGCGCTGCATCAACCTGCTCGAGGAGGTCGACGACGGCGTCATCGAGGTCGCCGGCCAGGAGGTCACCGACCCGCGCGTCGACGCGAACGCGGTCCGCTCCCGGATCGGCATGGTGTTCCAGGCCTACAACCTGTTCCCGCACCTGCGGGTGCTCGACAACGTGGCGATCGCCCCGCGGCTCGTCCACGGGGTGCCGCGGGGCGAGGCGCGCGACCGTGCCGCCGCGATGCTGGAGCGGGTCGGGCTGGGCGCGAAGGCGCGCGCGTTCCCCGACGAGCTCTCCGGCGGTCAGCAGCAGCGCGTCGCCATCGCCCGGGCGCTCGTGACGCAGCCGGCCCTCATGCTGCTCGACGAGGTGACGAGCGCCCTCGACCCGGAGCTGGTCGGTGAGGTGCTGGACCTCCTGGGCGAGCTCAAGGACGAGGGCACGACGATGGTCGTCGCCACGCACGAGATGGCGTTCGCCCGGCACGTCGCCGACGAGGTGTGCTTCCTGCACGCCGGCCGCGTGCACGAGCGGGGGCCGGCCGAGCAGGTGCTCGTCGACCCCCGCGAGGCGCGCACGCGCGAGTTCCTGCGCCGCTTCACGGCCTGA
- a CDS encoding S8 family serine peptidase, with the protein MSGVPAGRRRAAAGLLGAALLLAPAAQPASAAPAPAVPAPAATDQQCTPDRVAYSTEQPQALARLSAERAWDTATGRGVLVAVVDSGVDARNEHLADAVLPGVDLVGVSGDPGGRTDTAGHGTAVAGQIAARPVDDSGVVGLAPDAEILPVRVYYADDDRAREEGVAPDAGRIAAGIEAAVAAGAQVVNVSMSTPTDTPALREAVARATAAGALVVASAGNRTTSSDETDGPRYPAAYDGALAVTAVDVDDAPSADAIHGEHVDVAAPGTNVLTTYHAAGDCLLSGENVSTSFATAYVSAAAALIAERYPDETPEQWAYRLEVTAARAQPGERDDLVGWGVVRPAEALGFVDDGTAVGPPSPVHGTDAAATPEARTVDVSPRTDPLAAARRGATWWGIAGTALVLLAALAGRVVGRRRRR; encoded by the coding sequence AGCCGGCGTCCGCCGCGCCCGCGCCGGCCGTGCCCGCGCCGGCCGCGACCGACCAGCAGTGCACACCCGACCGCGTCGCGTACAGCACGGAGCAGCCGCAGGCGCTCGCGCGGCTGTCCGCCGAGCGCGCCTGGGACACCGCCACGGGCCGGGGCGTCCTCGTCGCCGTCGTCGACTCCGGCGTGGACGCCCGCAACGAGCACCTCGCGGACGCGGTGCTGCCCGGCGTGGACCTGGTCGGGGTCAGCGGCGACCCGGGCGGGCGCACGGACACCGCGGGGCACGGGACCGCCGTCGCCGGCCAGATCGCCGCCCGGCCCGTGGACGACTCCGGCGTGGTCGGGCTGGCCCCGGACGCCGAGATCCTGCCGGTGCGGGTGTACTACGCCGACGACGACCGGGCGCGGGAGGAGGGCGTGGCCCCGGACGCCGGGCGGATCGCGGCCGGCATCGAGGCCGCCGTCGCCGCCGGGGCGCAGGTCGTCAACGTCTCGATGAGCACGCCCACGGACACCCCGGCGCTCCGCGAGGCCGTCGCCCGGGCCACGGCCGCCGGCGCGCTCGTCGTCGCGAGTGCCGGCAACCGCACGACCAGCAGCGACGAGACGGACGGGCCGCGGTACCCGGCGGCGTACGACGGCGCGCTCGCCGTGACCGCGGTCGACGTGGACGACGCGCCGTCCGCGGACGCGATCCACGGGGAGCACGTGGACGTCGCGGCGCCGGGGACGAACGTGCTGACGACGTACCACGCGGCCGGCGACTGCCTGCTGTCGGGCGAGAACGTCTCCACCAGCTTCGCGACGGCGTACGTCAGCGCGGCGGCGGCGCTGATCGCGGAGCGGTACCCGGACGAGACCCCCGAGCAGTGGGCGTACCGCCTCGAGGTCACCGCCGCCCGCGCGCAGCCCGGTGAGCGGGACGACCTGGTCGGCTGGGGCGTCGTCCGGCCCGCCGAGGCGCTGGGCTTCGTCGACGACGGGACCGCGGTCGGGCCGCCGAGCCCCGTGCACGGCACCGACGCGGCCGCGACGCCCGAGGCGCGCACGGTCGACGTGTCGCCGCGCACCGACCCGCTGGCCGCCGCCCGCCGGGGGGCGACCTGGTGGGGGATCGCCGGCACCGCGCTCGTGCTGCTGGCCGCCCTCGCGGGCCGCGTCGTCGGTCGCCGCCGGCGCCGCTGA
- a CDS encoding FAD-dependent oxidoreductase, translated as MSSNRPVRVAVVGAGPAGIYASDILSRSGLDVSIDLIERLPAPFGLVRYGVAPDHPRIKQIIVALHKVLERGDIRLICNVDYGADLKLDDLRRHYDAVIFATGAIKDADLPIPGIDLEGSYGAADFVSWYDGHPDVPRTWPLTARHVAVLGAGNVALDVARMLAKHADDLLPTEVPQNVYDGLKASPVTDVHVFARRGPAQAKFSPLELRELGHVPDVDVVVYPEDFDFDEGSMAAIHSSNQTKQVVKTLTDWTLKEPEELTASRRIHLHFLHRPVEVLGEDGHVVGLRTERTALAGDGTVAGTGQTHDWPVEAVYRAVGYFGSPLVDVPFDEAAGVIANREGRVVDVDGEPVPGVYTTGWIKRGPVGLIGHTKSDASETIRHLVEDAGDVTDPGNPFLSAAEPDPQAVLDLLTARGARPIHWAGWELLDAYERSLGEPHGRERVKVVPREDMVRIALAQAAGEA; from the coding sequence GTGAGCTCGAACCGCCCTGTCCGTGTGGCCGTCGTCGGCGCCGGACCCGCCGGGATCTACGCGTCGGACATCCTGTCCCGCTCCGGCCTGGACGTGTCCATCGACCTGATCGAGCGGCTGCCCGCGCCGTTCGGTCTGGTCCGGTACGGCGTCGCGCCGGACCACCCGCGCATCAAGCAGATCATCGTCGCGCTGCACAAGGTGCTGGAGCGTGGTGACATCCGGCTGATCTGCAACGTGGACTACGGCGCGGACCTCAAGCTCGACGACCTGCGCCGCCACTACGACGCGGTGATCTTCGCGACGGGCGCGATCAAGGACGCGGACCTGCCGATCCCGGGCATCGACCTCGAGGGTTCGTACGGTGCCGCGGACTTCGTGTCCTGGTACGACGGCCACCCGGACGTCCCGCGCACGTGGCCGCTGACCGCGCGGCACGTCGCCGTGCTCGGTGCGGGCAACGTGGCGCTGGACGTCGCCCGCATGCTCGCGAAGCACGCCGACGACCTGCTGCCGACCGAGGTCCCGCAGAACGTCTACGACGGCCTCAAGGCCAGCCCGGTCACGGACGTGCACGTGTTCGCCCGGCGCGGCCCGGCGCAGGCGAAGTTCTCCCCGCTCGAGCTGCGCGAGCTCGGGCACGTGCCCGACGTCGACGTGGTCGTGTACCCGGAGGACTTCGACTTCGACGAGGGCTCGATGGCGGCGATCCACTCGTCGAACCAGACCAAGCAGGTCGTCAAGACGCTGACGGACTGGACGCTCAAGGAGCCGGAGGAGCTCACCGCGAGCCGCCGCATCCACCTGCACTTCCTGCACAGGCCCGTCGAGGTGCTCGGTGAGGACGGCCACGTGGTCGGCCTGCGGACGGAGCGCACGGCGCTGGCCGGCGACGGGACGGTCGCCGGGACCGGGCAGACGCACGACTGGCCGGTCGAGGCGGTGTACCGGGCGGTCGGGTACTTCGGCTCCCCGCTCGTGGACGTGCCGTTCGACGAGGCCGCCGGCGTCATCGCGAACCGCGAGGGCCGGGTCGTCGACGTCGACGGCGAGCCGGTGCCCGGGGTCTACACCACCGGCTGGATCAAGCGCGGGCCGGTCGGCCTCATCGGGCACACCAAGTCCGACGCGAGCGAGACGATCCGGCACCTCGTCGAGGACGCCGGCGACGTGACCGACCCGGGTAACCCGTTCCTGTCCGCCGCGGAGCCCGACCCGCAGGCCGTGCTCGACCTGCTGACCGCGCGGGGTGCCCGGCCGATCCACTGGGCCGGGTGGGAGCTGCTCGACGCGTACGAGCGCTCGCTCGGCGAGCCGCACGGCCGGGAGCGCGTCAAGGTCGTCCCGCGCGAGGACATGGTCCGCATCGCCCTGGCCCAGGCGGCCGGCGAGGCCTGA
- the rarD gene encoding EamA family transporter RarD, which yields MTTPSPAAGAAPSTTAAASGPVPPPTSAPAALDPRGLAAGAGAYLLWGVLPLYFELLKPSAATEIVAHRVLWSLVFCAVVLSVTRTWRALGVVLRSGRTLALIAAAAVLLAVNWLTFVFSALSGHVVDAALGYFINPLVTVLLAVLVLRERLRRLQWVALGFGVAAVVVITLGLGRLPWVALTLAGSFGLYGLLKNRVGRSVAAAPGLAAETLVLAPASAVYLVWLQGTGDATFSADGTWHALALAGTGIATALPLLLFGEAARRLPLSVVGSLQYLAPVLQLVIGVLVLHETMPPARWWGFGLVWVALVLLTVDGVRARRATVLRLADVAGR from the coding sequence GTGACCACCCCGTCCCCGGCGGCCGGTGCCGCCCCGAGCACGACCGCGGCGGCCTCCGGCCCCGTCCCTCCCCCGACGTCGGCCCCCGCGGCGCTCGACCCCCGCGGGCTCGCCGCCGGCGCCGGCGCCTACCTGCTGTGGGGCGTCCTGCCGCTGTACTTCGAGCTCCTCAAGCCGTCGGCCGCGACCGAGATCGTCGCCCACCGCGTGCTGTGGTCGCTCGTGTTCTGCGCGGTGGTGCTCTCGGTCACGCGGACCTGGCGCGCCCTGGGCGTCGTGCTGCGCTCCGGACGGACGCTCGCGCTGATCGCCGCCGCAGCCGTGCTGCTCGCGGTCAACTGGCTGACGTTCGTGTTCTCCGCCCTCAGCGGGCACGTCGTCGACGCGGCGCTCGGGTACTTCATCAACCCCCTGGTCACCGTCCTGCTGGCGGTCCTCGTGCTGCGCGAGCGGCTGCGGCGCCTCCAGTGGGTCGCCCTCGGGTTCGGCGTCGCGGCCGTCGTCGTCATCACGCTCGGCCTCGGCCGGCTGCCGTGGGTCGCGCTCACGCTGGCCGGGTCGTTCGGGCTGTACGGGCTGCTGAAGAACCGCGTCGGACGCAGTGTGGCGGCGGCCCCCGGCCTCGCTGCCGAGACGCTCGTGCTCGCGCCCGCGTCCGCCGTCTACCTCGTGTGGCTCCAGGGCACCGGCGACGCGACGTTCAGCGCCGACGGCACCTGGCACGCCCTCGCCCTGGCCGGGACGGGCATCGCGACGGCCCTGCCCCTGCTGCTGTTCGGCGAGGCCGCCCGGCGTCTCCCGCTCAGCGTCGTCGGCAGCCTGCAGTACCTCGCGCCGGTGCTGCAGCTCGTCATCGGCGTGCTCGTCCTGCACGAGACCATGCCGCCCGCCCGGTGGTGGGGCTTCGGGCTGGTGTGGGTCGCGCTCGTGCTGCTCACGGTCGACGGGGTGCGGGCACGGCGGGCGACGGTGCTGCGGCTCGCGGACGTCGCGGGGCGCTGA